The Falco rusticolus isolate bFalRus1 chromosome 5, bFalRus1.pri, whole genome shotgun sequence genome has a segment encoding these proteins:
- the LOC119148785 gene encoding histone H2A type 2-C, whose protein sequence is MSGRGKQGGKARAKAKSRSSRAGLQFPVGRVHRLLRKGNYAERVGAGAPVYLAAVLEYLTAEILELAGNAARDNKKTRIIPRHLQLAIRNDEELNKLLGKVTIAQGGVLPNIQAVLLPKKTESHKAKSK, encoded by the coding sequence ATGTCCGGCCGCGGGAAGCAGGGCGGGAAGGCGCGGGCCAAGGCCAAGTCGCGCTCGTCGCGGGCCGGGCTGCAGTTCCCCGTGGGCCGCGTGCACCGGCTGCTGCGCAAGGGCAACTACGCGGAGCGGGTGGGCGCCGGCGCCCCGGTGTACCTGGCGGCCGTGCTGGAGTACCTGACGGCCGAGATCCTGGAGCTGGCGGGCAACGCGGCCCGCGACAACAAGAAGACGCGCATCATCCCCCGCCACCTGCAGCTCGCCATCCGCAACGACGAGGAGCTCAACAAGCTGCTGGGCAAGGTGACCATCGCGCAGGGCGGCGTGCTGCCCAACATCCAGGCCGTGCTGCTGCCCAAGAAGACAGAGAGCCACAAAGCCAAGAGCAAGTAA
- the LOC119148798 gene encoding histone H4, whose amino-acid sequence MSGRGKGGKGLGKGGAKRHRKVLRDNIQGITKPAIRRLARRGGVKRISGLIYEETRGVLKVFLENVIRDAVTYTEHAKRKTVTAMDVVYALKRQGRTLYGFGG is encoded by the coding sequence ATGTCTGGCAGAGGCAAGGGCGGGAAGGGGCTCGGCAAAGGGGGCGCCAAGCGCCACCGCAAGGTGCTGCGCGACAACATCCAGGGCATCACCAAGCCGGCCATCCGGCGCctggcgcggcgcggcggcgtGAAGCGCATCTCGGGGCTCATCTACGAGGAGACGCGCGGCGTGCTGAAGGTCTTCCTGGAGAACGTGATCCGCGACGCCGTCACCTACACCGAGCACGCCAAGCGCAAGACGGTCACGGCCATGGACGTGGTGTACGCTCTCAAGCGCCAGGGGCGCACCCTCTACGGCTTCGGCGGCTAA